One region of Culex pipiens pallens isolate TS chromosome 2, TS_CPP_V2, whole genome shotgun sequence genomic DNA includes:
- the LOC120422415 gene encoding retinaldehyde-binding protein 1-like: MSSNGSTPINSPRKIFGRTATSDKNAMLEYEMNKNLDSHFREKAEKELGETGSELTYTKIRQLRQQLNIYAEHHQRGLGGRRDDSFLLRFLRAKKFDVDKAFKMIQKYYKMKDEYPEIFKVSPPSEMKFMLEMQIQCMLPKRDDSGRQIYVFRVEKCDPYKIPVDYVFRSNVLALEDAVRNPEVQIGGLVVLLDMSGLGFAHARYLSPHLAKKTVEVVQEAFPMRFKAFHVLHEPFYFDAILAVLKPFLKDKIRRRIHLHGHNLNSLHKYISKDFLPAEYGGTLPPFDNTEWRTAILENEQYFVDLESYNHGPDSSCFLDNVDGSGGGGDADSIESLQFGDTETEDSEFDEDDRRVLSPKRTPRSLVNIEEIFLRNELSNGGDDDDGRPEKEVEDVK, encoded by the exons ATGTCCAGCAACGGGAGCACTCCAATCAACAGTCCCCGGAAGATATTCGGCAGGACGGCGACGTCGGACAAGAACGCCATGCTGGAGTACGAGATGAACAAAAATCTAG ATAGCCATTTCCGCGAAAAGGCCGAGAAGGAACTGGGCGAAACGGGCAGCGAACTGACGTACACCAAGATCCGACAGCTGAGGCAACAGTTGAACATCTACGCCGAACATCACCAGCGAGGGTTGGGCGGACGGCGGGACGATTCGTTTTTGTTGCGATTTTTGCGCGCGAAAAAGTTCGACGTCGATAAGGCGTTTAAAATG attCAAAAGTACTACAAGATGAAGGACGAATACCCGGAGATCTTCAAGGTGTCCCCACCTTCCGAGATGAAGTTCATGCTGGAGATGCAGATCCAGTGTATGCTCCCAAAACGGGACGATAGTGGACGTCAGATTTACGTATTTAGAGTTG AGAAATGTGATCCGTACAAAATTCCAGTAGACTACGTATTCCGCAGCAACGTGCTGGCACTGGAGGATGCCGTCCGCAACCCAGAGGTTCAAATTGGTGGGCTGGTCGTGCTGCTTGACATGTCCGGGCTGGGATTCGCACATGCAAG GTACTTGTCCCCGCACTTGGCCAAGAAAACCGTCGAGGTGGTCCAGGAAGCGTTCCCGATGCGCTTCAAGGCGTTCCACGTGCTGCACGAACCGTTTTACTTCGACGCCATCCTGGCGGTGTTGAAACCCTTCTTGAAGGACAAGATCCGACGGCGA ATACACCTGCACGGCCACAACCTGAACTCACTGCACAAGTACATCTCGAAGGACTTTCTGCCGGCGGAGTACGGCGGAACGTTGCCCCCGTTCGACAACACCGAGTGGCGTACGGCCATCCTGGAGAACGAGCAGTACTTTGTCGACCTGGAATCGTACAACCACGGGCCGGACAGCAGCTGCTTCCTGGACAACGTGGACGGCAGTGGTGGCGGCGGCGATGCGGACAGTATCGAGAGTTTGCAGTTTGGGGACACCGAGACGGAGGACAGCGAGTTTGACGAGGACGACCGGCGGGTGTTGAGTCCAAAGCGGACGCCCCGGTCGTTGGTGAACATTGAGGAGATTTTCCTGAGGAACGAATTGAGCAATGGGGGCGATGACGACGATGGGCGTCCCGAGAAAGAAGTTGAAGATGTGAAATAA